The following proteins are co-located in the Sphaeramia orbicularis chromosome 24, fSphaOr1.1, whole genome shotgun sequence genome:
- the ora6 gene encoding uncharacterized protein ora6, with protein sequence MMGLVPDDLLAVRIFISCFGVIGNLTLIISISQNKLSRVKTFEFFLLGLAASNLEEIIVVNIFDVSILKNSSAMFGTWSCRSLKFLTVFGEINSILFTVLISIFRYQKVRDATKRVNLPIYLDNIRSAWLVSGVCLMISSLLSIPILVINVQGPATNFTTNKTSCPPDFFLCSKAYCPIQNRVYKYMFIAFCNLLPMIIVTITGCLIITVLLSQKKMVSPVVSVSGSRSFFQKTKGPKLNRSTTAVLAAMGLFQVDWTLYLIFQMVTTNSSTESSVWDEVKFFIATSYTSISPYVYGIGNNLFSPRTCIKR encoded by the coding sequence ATGATGGGCCTTGTACCTGATGACCTCTTGGCTGTAAGAATCTTCATTTCTTGTTTTGGAGTTATTGGTAATCTCACTCTCATCATCTCCATCAGTCAAAACAAGCTGTCCCGAGTTAAGACATTTGAGTTTTTTCTTCTGGGACTGGCTGCATCCAATTTGGAGGAAATTATTGTTGTGAACATATTTGATGTTAGCATTCTCAAAAATTCTTCCGCTATGTTTGGCACTTGGTCGTGTCGCTCACTGAAGTTTCTGACAGTATTTGGGGAAATTAACAGCATCCTATTTACTGTTCTCATCAGCATCTTCCGCTACCAGAAGGTAAGAGACGCCACAAAGAGGGTCAACCTCCCCATCTACCTGGACAACATCAGGTCAGCCTGGTTAGTGAGTGGGGTTTGCTTGATGATCTCCTCGCTCTTGAGTATCCCGATTTTGGTAATAAATGTACAAGGCCCTGCAACAAACTTCACAACAAACAAAACCAGCTGCCCCCCAGACTTCTTTCTGTGCAGTAAAGCCTATTGTCCCATTCAGAACCGCGTTTACAAGTACATGTTCATCGCGTTCTGCAACCTGCTGCCTATGATCATCGTCACAATCACCGGCTGCCTCATCATCACGGTGCTGCTGAGCCAGAAGAAGATGGTGTCACCGGTGGTGAGCGTGAGTGGTTCAAGGAGCTTTTTTCAGAAGACCAAGGGTCCGAAGCTTAACAGAAGTACGACAGCTGTACTGGCAGCCATGGGGTTGTTTCAAGTAGACTGGACTCTGTACCTGATCTTCCAAATGGTCACCACCAACAGCTCCACCGAGTCATCTGTTTGGGATGAAGTCAAGTTCTTTATCGCGACGTCCTACACATCCATCAGTCCATATGTGTATGGAATAGGAAATAACCTGTTTTCTCCTAGGACCTGTATTAAGAGGTAA